A stretch of the Haloplanus aerogenes genome encodes the following:
- a CDS encoding 2Fe-2S iron-sulfur cluster-binding protein: protein MHRVTLEWRDGGEATIEVADGETVIDATERENLGVPYGCLYGACGTCTGRLLEGDLVHVDRPNGLKPRHRQDGYVLLCVAEPRSDCRIEVGAQVQADLVPNPWK, encoded by the coding sequence ATGCATCGGGTCACCCTCGAGTGGCGCGACGGCGGCGAGGCGACCATCGAGGTCGCCGACGGCGAGACGGTCATCGACGCCACCGAACGGGAGAACCTCGGCGTCCCGTACGGCTGCCTGTACGGCGCCTGTGGCACCTGTACCGGCCGCCTGTTGGAGGGTGACCTCGTCCATGTCGACCGTCCCAACGGGCTGAAGCCCCGCCACCGGCAGGACGGGTACGTCCTGCTCTGTGTGGCCGAGCCACGCTCCGACTGCCGAATCGAGGTCGGCGCGCAGGTGCAGGCTGACCTCGTCCCAAATCCGTGGAAATGA
- a CDS encoding TrmB family transcriptional regulator yields the protein MYLQEMGLSEYEASTYVGLLQGGTSTAKEVANRAGVPQSRVYGVLDSLKTKGFVVVQEGRPKKFGPVEANRAVSQFREFKRREHVRKLDEIQGLGEHFLNAVDDADYGTATDEVDISWSYPNRHHILEKLERLAEDASEEILMITTPESFERIANHHAELLAAKAAAGVEIRALISDDREIDAAVRDRTTEMMEMRFVQDIRGRLYTYDGTNVLLAFKAPNDDGYVGISTTSPHLYATLSQLFELLWEDGEPV from the coding sequence ATGTACCTACAGGAGATGGGGCTCTCGGAGTACGAGGCGTCGACGTACGTCGGCCTGTTACAGGGTGGGACGTCGACGGCGAAGGAAGTCGCGAATCGGGCGGGGGTGCCGCAGTCGCGCGTCTACGGCGTCCTCGACTCGCTGAAGACGAAGGGGTTCGTCGTCGTCCAGGAAGGGCGACCGAAGAAGTTCGGGCCGGTCGAAGCGAACCGGGCCGTCTCCCAGTTTCGGGAGTTCAAGCGACGCGAACACGTCCGGAAACTCGACGAGATTCAGGGCCTGGGCGAACACTTCCTGAACGCCGTCGACGACGCCGACTACGGCACGGCGACGGACGAGGTAGACATCAGTTGGTCGTATCCGAACCGCCACCACATCCTCGAAAAGCTCGAACGGCTCGCGGAGGACGCGAGCGAGGAGATACTGATGATCACGACGCCGGAGAGTTTCGAGCGCATCGCCAACCACCACGCCGAACTCCTCGCGGCCAAGGCCGCGGCAGGCGTCGAGATTCGGGCGCTGATCTCCGACGACCGCGAGATAGACGCGGCGGTGCGCGACCGGACGACCGAGATGATGGAAATGCGGTTCGTTCAGGACATCCGTGGTCGGCTCTACACCTACGACGGCACGAACGTCCTCCTGGCGTTCAAGGCACCGAACGACGACGGCTACGTCGGCATCTCGACGACGAGCCCCCACCTCTACGCGACGCTCTCACAACTCTTCGAACTGCTGTGGGAAGACGGCGAGCCGGTGTGA
- a CDS encoding primary-amine oxidase, with the protein MAVDLDETAVTHPLDPLATEEISAAVDVLEAEWDVADDAVYHNVVLDEPEKEFVKAYEDGDHFDREAFIVVRQDGETYEATVSITGEELLGVEHIEGVQPAITPPEVEQAEQAVINDPEWQEAAAKRGVENFDLAIVDPWPASGFEPDSHDDRRLVRGLSWIRTEEEDNGYARPIEGLFAFVDLDEMEVVKIEDNGVVDEDSPLPPEDADFRADRVDTRDDFKHLDVVQPEGPSFEVDGQTVEWLDWEFQVGWTPREGLVFHDVTFDDDGEQRKVLHRASASEMAVPYGDSDPNHSWKDAFDIGEFHVGRMANVLTEGCDCLGEMHYFDVVMNDTNGDPKTMPNAICMHEEDDGVLWKHTEWRKGHTEVRRRRRLVVSFIATVYNYDYGFYWYFYPDGSIEGEVRLTGIDSNGAVPADSDSTDSNEEYEVVAPQVKTPIHQHHFNFRLDFDIDDTPNRVKEVHNEPIGSERKNGFKAAETLLETEQEARDDIDPLKGKHWRVESTETTNSYGRPCGFKLEPHSNVKSPAKPTSSVKRRAGFIHNNFWVTPYDEDEQFAAGDYPNQNDETTGLAEWTEQDRDIVGEDVVLWYTLGVNHVTRAEDWPVLPVEIASFHLKPEGFLDSNPSISLPPEPCHTEHDLTSVGDD; encoded by the coding sequence ATGGCAGTAGACCTCGACGAGACGGCGGTGACCCACCCGCTCGACCCCCTCGCGACCGAGGAGATTTCGGCCGCCGTCGACGTCCTTGAAGCCGAGTGGGACGTGGCCGACGACGCGGTGTATCACAACGTCGTCCTCGACGAACCGGAGAAGGAGTTCGTCAAGGCGTACGAGGACGGCGATCACTTCGACCGCGAGGCGTTCATCGTCGTCCGACAGGACGGCGAGACGTACGAAGCGACAGTGTCGATCACGGGTGAGGAACTCCTCGGTGTCGAACACATCGAGGGCGTTCAGCCCGCGATCACGCCGCCGGAGGTCGAACAGGCCGAACAGGCCGTCATCAACGATCCCGAGTGGCAGGAGGCGGCCGCCAAGCGCGGCGTCGAGAACTTCGATCTGGCGATCGTCGATCCGTGGCCCGCGAGCGGGTTCGAACCCGACTCCCACGACGACCGGCGACTCGTCCGCGGCCTCTCGTGGATTCGGACCGAGGAGGAGGACAACGGTTACGCCCGCCCCATCGAGGGTCTGTTCGCCTTCGTCGACCTCGACGAGATGGAGGTCGTGAAAATCGAGGACAACGGCGTCGTCGACGAGGACAGTCCTCTGCCGCCGGAGGACGCCGACTTCCGGGCCGACCGGGTCGACACCCGCGACGACTTCAAACACCTCGACGTGGTGCAACCCGAGGGCCCGAGTTTCGAGGTCGACGGCCAGACCGTCGAGTGGCTGGACTGGGAGTTCCAGGTCGGCTGGACGCCCCGCGAGGGTCTCGTCTTCCACGACGTGACCTTCGATGACGACGGCGAGCAACGGAAGGTGCTCCACCGCGCGTCCGCTTCGGAGATGGCCGTCCCCTACGGCGACAGCGACCCCAACCACTCCTGGAAGGACGCCTTCGACATCGGTGAGTTCCACGTCGGCCGGATGGCGAACGTGCTGACCGAGGGCTGTGACTGCCTCGGCGAGATGCACTACTTCGACGTGGTGATGAACGACACCAACGGCGATCCGAAGACGATGCCCAACGCCATCTGTATGCACGAGGAGGACGACGGCGTCCTCTGGAAACACACGGAGTGGCGAAAGGGCCACACCGAAGTCCGTCGCCGTCGTCGTCTCGTCGTTTCCTTCATCGCGACCGTCTACAACTACGACTACGGCTTCTACTGGTACTTCTACCCCGACGGCTCCATCGAGGGCGAAGTCCGCCTGACGGGCATCGACTCCAACGGTGCGGTGCCGGCGGATTCGGACTCCACCGACAGCAACGAGGAGTACGAAGTCGTCGCCCCGCAGGTCAAGACGCCCATCCACCAGCATCACTTCAACTTCCGGCTGGACTTCGACATCGACGACACGCCGAACCGGGTGAAGGAGGTCCACAACGAACCCATCGGCAGCGAGCGCAAGAACGGGTTCAAGGCCGCGGAGACGCTGCTGGAGACCGAACAGGAGGCCCGCGACGACATCGACCCGCTGAAGGGGAAACACTGGCGCGTCGAGAGTACGGAGACGACGAACTCCTACGGACGGCCGTGTGGCTTCAAACTCGAACCCCACTCGAACGTGAAGTCGCCGGCCAAGCCCACGTCGAGCGTGAAGCGCCGCGCCGGCTTCATCCACAACAACTTCTGGGTGACGCCGTACGACGAGGACGAACAGTTCGCGGCGGGCGACTACCCCAACCAGAACGACGAGACGACGGGACTGGCGGAGTGGACCGAACAGGACCGCGACATCGTCGGCGAGGACGTGGTGCTGTGGTACACGCTCGGCGTCAACCACGTCACTCGTGCGGAGGACTGGCCGGTCCTACCCGTCGAAATCGCGAGCTTCCACCTCAAGCCCGAGGGCTTCCTCGACAGCAACCCCTCGATCTCGCTCCCGCCGGAGCCGTGCCACACCGAACACGACCTGACCTCGGTAGGTGACGACTGA